The genomic window AACGCCTTTATAAGAACCTTAATAGGTAGAGGAGCCCTCATAGATGGATACTGCTACTTCCCCAAAGACAAAAACCCAGAGTCAGAACTTGCCAACGGACATCTTACTTTTGCCTATCACATAATGCCACCACCACCTGCCGAAAGAATAACCTTCTACGAAGTCATAGACATAGACCTGCTAAAAGCACTAACAGGAGGTAAGTCATGATAGAGATTAACAAAGTTACAAACGCAAGAGTTTATATTAACGGCACAGATTTTATAGCAAGAGCCGAAGAGGTAGACCTTCCAAAGGTGAAATACAAGACCATAGAGCTAAAAGCGTTGGGACTTGTAGGAGAGGCAGACCTTCATACAATAGTGGACAAGATGGAAGCAAGAATAAAGTTTAACTCTGTTTATCCAGACTTTATCGCATACGCATCAGACCCAACGAAAGTCCACTCAGTTATAGTCCGAGCACCCATACAGGTTTACGACCAAAACGGCGTGAGAGTAAAGCCAATGAGAGCTGAGCTAAGAGGATACTTCAAAGAGTTTGACACTGGCAAACTAAAAAAAGGAGACAACGCAGAAGCAGAGGCGAGCATGTCCGTGATTTACTACAAACTGGAAGTGGACGGCAAAGACATATACGAGATAGATGTGTTCAACAACATTCTTAAAGTGAACGGAGAAGACAAGCTACAAGAATACAGACAGGCGATGGGAGGTTAAAAATGAAAGAGATAGTCTTGTCAGATGGCAGAAAAGCAGTCATAAAAGAAGGAAAAGGTAGAGACCTTTTCTGGGCTTTTGAAAATGCTACAACTCAAAACGAGATAATAAAGATGCTTGTTATAAGGCTTGTGGAAATAGAAGGCAAGCCAATAACAGAGGACGAACTTGAAGACTTACCCATATCAGATACTATAAATCTACTTAATGAAGTAGGCAGACTCATAAGCCCTTTGTCAGTCCAAAGACCGTCCTCGCAATGATTAAACATGGTTTTAGTTATGAAGAGCTTTGCAGTATGCCTATATCAAGCATACGATTTTGGATTAAGGAGCTTGAGGAGTATTATGAAGAGCTCAGGGAAGATATCTAAGGTTTTTCCTGAGCATAGCCTTTATTCTTTTTCTCATCTCCCTTCTTTTAGAGCGTTCTGCAAACTTTCTTTTAAGTGGAGGAAATGCAAACTTGTAAACCACATACGACAACATAAGAACAGGAGCAAGTATAAAGGCAATAAACAGACCTATTATTCCCAAGACTGGGAAAAAGTAAAAAATCGCAATCAAAATAGCCCAGGATATGAGACCAGGCATAATAAGGATTATAAACCATGGACTACACAATAGCAATAACATTACAACTTATAGACAACTTCACAAGACAGATAACTCAATCTACATCAGCGGTGCAAGATCTCTCCAACCAAGTCAAACAAACAAAAAAACTATTTGATGAACTAAAAGAAAGCGTAAAATCCGTCGTAAGCGTTGCAGAGAAGCTCGAAGATATATCTATAAAGAGCCTCCAATTTGGAGCTCCTGCGGTAGCCTTTACAAAAAGCATGGTCGATAGCTTCAAAGAGCTGGAGCAAGCCAGGACAGAAATGGAAGTTGCTTTTATGACAAGCACCGGAATTCCGAAAGAGCTTGAAGAGATAAACAGACAAGTAGAAGAGCTTGGAACGATTTTGCCAGGGTCAGCAACAGACTTTTATAAAGTAGCAACAACACTTAAAGCTCTTGGGATGACAGCAAACGAAATAGCAGCAGGAGGATTAAAATCTGCTTCTTACGCATGGGTTCTTTTCAAAAACGAAGTAAGCCCAGAGAAAGCAGCAGAATACATGCTTCAATTTGCCAACGCCTTTAAGATATCTGCAAAAGAACTAACACCTTTCCTTGATCAACTTCAAAGACTAAAATTTGCAGCAGGTCTAACCCTAACAGAAATATCTTATACAACAAAATACATTGCAGCAGACATGCAAGCTCTTGGCATACAGGGACAACTGGCTTTTAAATTCATGTCTGCTTGGATAGGCTCTTTGGCACAGGTAGGTTTAAAAGGAGAGTCTGCGGGGACAGCCATATCCAATATCCTAAGAAGCATACCACAACTTCAAGAAAAGCTAAAAAAACTTCCAGTTAAGCTAAACATAGATGTATCCAGCTTTTTTGACAAGGATGGAAAGTTTCAGTTGGAGCAATTTTTAATAACAATATCAAAACAGATAAGAGAAATAAAAGACCCACTAAAAAGAGCAGAGATAGTCCGACAACTCTTTGATGTAGAAGGAGCAAGAGCTTTCTTACCACTACTTACAGCATCAAAAGAAGAAGCTCTCCAGTATCTCGAAGCCGTGAAAGACAAAATGACTCTTGAAGAATATCAAGCCCTAAAAAAGCAGATAGAAGAAGGTGGATATACAGGCTTTGAAGCTATGGCAAAGAAGATGGAAGAGCAAGCAAACCTTCAAGCAAGGATAAACCGAATAATGCAAACTCTTGCCAATTCCATTGAAAGTCTCCAAGGAACATTCACACAATTGTTAGCCACACTTGGCGAAAAATTAGCACCAACTCTCAAAAGCCTTGCGGACATTATTAACAATACAATTGGCAATATCATAGATTGGGTAGACCAGCACAAAACTCTTTCAAGCATTATAGTCCACACAGTAGCAGGCATTGCAGGTCTTACATTAGCCTTATCTACTCTCACTCTTGTAGCTGCTTCACTCTTAAAAATTTTCGGGCTTGCCTTTGCACCGTTTCTTTGGCTTGCAAGAGTTTTACACCTTAAAGCCTTCACGCTTGCCATCTGGAAAAACATCGTAGCCTTTATAGTCTGGGCTCGCACAGGTCAAGCAAGCACAGGTTGGCTTAAAACTCTTGACTTTTTACTTTTAAAAACAAAACTTAGAATGCTATCTGCCATATCTGTGATAAAAGCCAAAACCGTGGCACTTTTACAGTGGACAATAGCCATGTCAAAAGTGGCTTTCGCACACATTCTTGCAGGTCTCAGGAACATGATTATGCTTTTTAGGGCTCTAACAATAGCCTTACTAACAAACCCCATTTTCTTAGTAATTACTGCCATAGGCATAGCAATTTGGCTACTATGGAGAAACTGGGACAAAGTCGTAAAGCTCCTTGTGTCCGCATGGAACTGGCTAAAACAAAGCTGGCAAAGATTAGCACAGTTCCTCATAACATTAAACCCATTCACGGGCATACTCTTAGCTCTAAACAACTTAACACAAAAGCTGTTAGGGATAAATCTTTACGATGCAGGAGTGAAACTTGTCAAAACTCTCTGGGAAGGTATGAAGTCCTTTGCGAACAAGCCAGTAGAAGAGTTCAAAAACATCGTGCAACGCATAAGAAACTTGCTCCCCTTTAGCCCTGCAAAAGAGGGACCGCTCAGGGACATACACAGAATAAAGCTGATAGAGACAATAGCACAAAGCATAAAGCCACAGCCTCTTATCACAGCTATGAGAAATACTCTCTCTCATATCTCTTTGCAAACGCTTACACCGACAAAACCCGCATTCGCAGGCACAAGCAATGCAGTAAATATAAACATCAGTTTCGGTGATATTAAACTTACGAATGCTACCCCGGAGACCGCCAAAGTGTTTGCAAGCGAACTTGAAAAACGAATAAGAGAAGTTCTAAGAAAAATAGACAATGAACGCTTCAGGAGGGCTTATTAATGAAATACGGCAGTTTTGGAGACATAGTCTTTGAAGTCTACGAATACTACGCACACAACGAAGAGAACACATACATCTACGCCAGACAGCAAACCATACAACCCCCATCCACAACGCAGTGGCTCGGTAGAGAGTTACAAAAAATTCGCATGAAACTTAAATTTCATTACCTACTCTCTAACCCCGCAGAAAGCTACAAGAAGTTAAAAGAAATAGCACAAAAGGGAGAGGCACAAAAATTAATAATTGCAGAACAAGTTTTAGGAGACTTTGTTATAGACAAGATAAACGCAGAGTATACACAAGTGAATACATACGGGCAACCAGTCGCTATAGAGCTTGACATTGAGCTTACCGAGTATGCAAAAAAAGAACTACAAAAAACACGACACAAAAGGGGTAGTCAAGGACAGAAAAAGAAGCAAAAGAACGCAACTCAAAAAACACAGCAACAACAAGGCAGTAAACCAAAAGCAATCATAACGAAAGAGGGGGCTAAGAAATGATATACATAACTAAGCAGGGAGACCGCTGGGACACCATAGCATACAAGCTATACGGAGACCCTTATGCCTATGACGCATTGCTTCTGTACAACCCGCAGTATGCAGGTATAACCGTCTTTCCGGCTGGCATACAACTCGTCGTCCCAGAAATAGAATACGAAGACATAAACGAGGTGTCTCCACCATGGCAGACAGACTAATAGTGCCAGAACCATACCTGTATGTGGAGCTTAACAACACAGACATCACTACGCACATAACACCCTTTCTCATTTCCTTCAGATACATAGACAACGACGGACTTCAAAAACAAGAAAGCGACGATATAGAGATAGAACTACACGACCCAGACGGCTTTTTCAGAGAAAACCCACCAGCAAGAGGCTCTGCTTTAAAGGTTAAGTTTGGCTACACAGACAAGATAAGAAATGCAGGCGTGTTTTTTATAGATAGCTATACTTACTCTATAAGCAGGGATGGGGACATTTTCACCATAAAGGCTCTTGCAAAGGATGTAAAGTCCAGCTACAGAACCATAAAGACGACCGCCTTTGAAAACAAGACATTAAAGCAAATAGCAGAAGAGATAGCAAAGAGGCACGGGTATAAGCTTCATTTCAGGGGTGAAGACATTTCTTTTACGAGGCTAACCCAAAACCAAAAGCGAGACTTGGAATTTCTTTCTGAACTCTGCAGGCTCTATGGGAAAACCTGTAAGATTTCAAATAAAACGATTGTAATAATAGACCTAGAGGAACCCGCAGGCATATATAAGCTAACAAGAGAGAACATCATCTCCGCCAGCTTTGAAGTTAGCTCCCTGTATGAACAAAGCTCAGAAGTTGTCTACTTTGACCCAAGTAAGAAAGAAACCACACAAGACAAAAAACAAAGCAAAGTCAAAGCATCAGGAGACACACAGAAGATAAACAAAAGAGTGGAAAACAAAAAACAGGCAGAGACAATAAGCAAAAAGCAAGCAATACTAAACAGCATGAAAGAACTACAAGCAAAAGTAGAATGTATCGGCATCCCCGACCTGCATGCAGGAGGCTGGGTAGCAATAGAAGGCTTTGGCAGATTTGATAGAGAGTATTACATACAGACCGCAACACACGTAATAACAAGAGATGGCTACACAACCGAGCTTGAATTATTGCTTGCACCATCCCAAGGAGGTAAGAAAAAATGATAAGAGTTGGCAAAGTCGTAGCGGTAGATGACAAAAACGCAAAAGTCAGAGTGCAGATAGAAGATGCAGATGCAGTCATCACATACTGGCTTTCGGTAGTCCACCAAAAGACACAAAACGACAAACACTACTGGCTCCCCGACGTCGGAGAGTTGGTTGTATGTGCTTTCTACGAAGATGACTGGGACACGGGTTTTGTGCTTGGGGCAGTCTACAACGATAAAGATAAACCACCTACACAAACAAGAGATAAGTTTGTAATAGAATTCAAAGATGGCACACGCATAGAATACGACAGAGCAGAACACAAGCTGCATATAAACGTGAAAGGCGACATTCTCATAGAGGCGGACGGAAACATGACGCTTAAAGCAAGTAGAATAGACCTGAACCCATAAGGAGGGGCTAATGCCAGCAGTTGTTAGACTTGGAGATATGAGTTGTGGTCATGGCTGTTTTCCAGCAAGACCGAGCGTGGAAGGCAGTCCAAACGTGTTTGTAAACGGGAAACCAGCACATCGTGTTGGAGATGCTTGGGCTACACATTGCTGTGGTCCAGCTTGCCATGACGGAGTCGCTTCGTCAGGAAGTGCTACTGTGTTCGTAAACGGAAAACCGCTGTGCAGGGTAGGAGATGCTATAAGCTGTGGAGATACAATGTGTGAGGGGTCGGAGAACGTGTTTTGTTGGCGTTAACGTTAACAGGGAGGAAAGCCCTCTCTTGGAAGGTGAAGAAATTGAAAAAATTTCAAAAACTTCCCTTTCCCTGCCTCAGGGGTGTTTCAGATTTTTCAAAAACATGCATGTCGGCAAACCCTTGATACACAAGGCTTTGAGATATGTCGTGAAACACCCCTCATTTTGTTTGAAAAATATGAAACACTTTTGGCAGATTATATTAACAGATGCGTCAAAGCCTTGTGTTTCTTTATGTTCCGCTATGTCCCTGTATGTCCCGTAATCAAGGTGGGGGTGTTTCACATTTTTCAAAAATTACACTTTAGCTTGAACTTATAACCCTTTATGTTTAAAGTTAACTCCTTTGCATCCTCTGGTATTTTCTGAAAGTATACAAAACCGCTTAAAGTAGCACCGGGTTGAAGCTCTCCAAACACAAGGGCTTTGTTTACCAAGTCTGGGTATACGTCCCTTGAAGGGGGATAGGCATAGTAGGGAGACCACCAAAGGCCAAAGGGATAACTCCAATATCCTACGCTAAAGCTAAAGCCAACGCCGTAGTTTCTCCCTAAGACATTGGCTACATCACCGGGTGGTATGGGATTGTATTGTCTACCCTTGTCGTCCACAAGGAATATATCTTCTCTCCTTATAGATATGGGCTCTTTTCCTTTGTTTTCAAGGCTTATAAATATGGGTAAAACATAGCTGTCAAGGTCAGAAGGTGAAAACCGCCAAGCCTTTGTGTCTATCTTTACCACAAGACCGTTGGAGAGCTCAGAGGGTCCTTCCACATTCCAAGTCTTTACCGCACAGCTATAGATAAAGAGGATAAGGAGTATAACAAGCCTTTTCATGCCTTATAATATAAGCCTTATGAAGTTTTATATAACCACACCCATATACTATGTAAACGACGTTCCTCACATAGGACACTCCTACACCACCATATCTGCGGATGTTTTGGCAAGGTATTACAGGAAAAGAGGTTATGAGGTCTTTTTCTTGACAGGCACTGACGAGCATGGTCTTAAGATACAAAAGTCCGCAGAGGAAAAGGGTATAAGCCCAAAGGAACTGGCGGACCAAAACTCTGAGAACTTCAAAAAGCTCTGGGAGTTTATGGGTATAAGCTATGACCGATTTATAAGGACTACAGACCCAGACCACGTGGAGCTGGTAAAGGAAGTTTTCATAAAGAGCTATGAGAGGGGAGACATATACCTTGGAGAATACGAAGGCTGGTATTGTGTAGGCTGTGAGGAGTTCAAGTCAGAGACCGAGCTCTTAGAAGGACATGTTTGTCCCATACACCTAAAGCCTTGCGACTACATAAAAGAGCCTTCTTACTTCTTTAGGCTTTCCAAGTATGAGAAGGTGCTCCTTGACCTGTATGAAAACGCTCCAGACTTTATTATGCCAAGCTACAGAAAAAACGAGGTAATAGCTTTTGTAAAACAGGGACTAAAAGACCTCTCCATAACCAGACCAAGAAGCAGAGTAAGATGGGGTATAGAAGTGCCCTTTGACCCAGAGCATACCATATATGTGTGGTTTGATGCCTTGTTTAACTATGTGTCTGCGGTAAGGGACAGACCACACCTTTGGCCCGCAGACCTACACCTTGTGGGAAAGGATATTCTAAGGTTTCATACAGTTTATTGGCCCGCTTTTCTCCTTTCAGTAGGACTGGAAATTCCAAAGAGGGTTTTTGCCCATGGCTGGTGGAAGGTGGAAGGTCAAAAGATGTCCAAGTCTTTGGGAAATGTGATAAGTCCTTACGATTTTGTAAAGGAATGGGGGTTGGATGAGGCAAGGTATTTCCTTTTGAGGGATATGCCCTTTGGAGAGGACGGAGACATAAGGAGAGAAGCCATCCTAAACAGGCTAAACGGTGAACTTGCCAACGAGATAGGAAACCTCTTTAGCAGAGTAATGGCTATGGACATAAAGTATCTTGGTGGGAAGGTTTCTGGTGGAAAGGATATGGAGTATGAGAACTTTGCAAGGCAGGTGGTAGAGGAATACGAAGGGTGCATGCAAAGGGTAGACTTTTATAACGCCCTTGAGGCGGTGCTAAGGCTTTCTGGGTATTTAAACAAGTATGTGGACTCAAAAGCACCTTGGAGCTTGGCAAAGAGCGACGAAGTGGAGCTAAGAAGGGTCTTGTATACCCTTACTGATGGCATACACCTTTTGGCAAACCTACTTGAACCCTTTATGCCAAACAAAATGCAAGAAGCCTTGAACTTAATGAGCTGTGAGCCAACACAGGGTTTGCTAATGCCTTATATGAGGTCTGAGTATTTTGTAAAGGATAAGGCTGTTCTGTTTCCAAAGAGGGGATAGCCGCTACTTAGTCCTATGTTATCTAAGGAAGATATCTGAGGTTTCTCTTGAGCATTGCTCTTATCCTTTTCCTCATTTCTCTTCTTCTGGAGCGTTCTTCAAGTTTTCTTTCAAGCCTTGGAGCTACTAACCTGTATGCCACATAAAGCAATATAACCACAGGAGCAAGCATAAAGCCCAAAGCCAAACCTATTATCGCTAATATGGGTGCATAGTAAAAGAGTGCAATCAAGATAACTAAGGAAATAATTCCAGACATGGTGCTTTAAACTCCATAGGATGATTGGCACTAACTATATATCTGGCTCTAATATCTGTCAAGTTTCAACTCCACACGGTGGATTAGCAACTTGAGAATAATGAGAAAATAATTGAAGAAGAACCACAGTTTCAACTCCACACGGTGGATTAGCAACAATATGCCATTAGAAGTGATAGAAAACTTTTTGAGAAGTTTCAACTCCACACGGTGGATTAGCAACACAAGCAAGGCAAGACCAAGAGTTTTGCCCTTACTGGTTTCAACTCCACACGGTGGATTAGCAACCGCGGTGGTGAGAGTGGTTTATCATATAGCGTTTCATAGTTTCAACTCCACACGGTGGATTAGCAACAAGACCTTTAAAGTGTCCACTGCTAAGGATGTTTTGGAGAAGGTTTCAACTCCACACGGTGGATTAGCAACTTCTTGAAGGTTTAAGCATTATCTTTCTACGTCAGGGTTTCAACTCCACACGGTGGATTAGCAACCCCTTACTTACTTTTATGATTAGCATCATATCCTGACGTTTCAACTCCACACGGTGGATTAGCAACAATATGCCATTAGAAGTGATAGAAAACTTTTTGAGAAGTTTCAACTCCACACGGTGGATTAGCAACACAAGCAAGGCAAGACCAAGAGTTTTGCCCTTACTGGTTTCAACTCCACACGGTGGATTAGCAACCTCAACTCACCACATAAAGAATAATAAGACATATTTTGTCAAGGGGGCACCCCTCTCAAGTGAAGGTGGTTTGCCAAAAGTGGCAGGTCCTGCAAGGTTGAGTATGGTATTGTCAAATTTAAACCCTTGAGAGACAAGGCTTTGAGGCTTATGTCATCAAAACATCAAAGCATCACTGCATCTTTATGCCAAAACATAAAAGCATAAGGGCATTAAAATATAACCTATGAGAGGCAAGCAGAAGAAAAGGCAAAAGTTTAAGAGAACCACTATATCTCTACCCTATGACCTTTGGGAGAGCCTGCGTATAGAAAGCATAAGGAAAAACACCTCAATGGGAGAGCTAATAGCCAAAAAGTTAAAGGAGTTGGAGGAGCTAAGGCAAAAGACCGTCATAATGCAAGTGGACGAGGAGGGACTTCTCAAACCTCTTGAATGAATACTACCCCCTTAACTTCAAGAAGCAAAAACCCTATTCAACTGCCAAGATGTCATGGGTCTGTAAGACCCTAAAACCTTCTACGAAGATTATATCACAGATTAGCCTTTCTTACCCTCTGCAGAAGATTGTGGGCAAGTCTTGTGGGTTCTGGTATGCGGTAAAGGGATGTCCTAAGGACGAGGTCAATGGCGGTTCTTAGGCTTATTCTGTGTCCTACTGAGACATATACAGGTTCTGTGTTATCCTTCGTTCTCAAAATTGCTCCTATTACCTTTCCTCTGTAGGTTAGATAAGAATAGCTCCCTCTTTCTCTGTTTGGTTCTTTTCCATAACCAAAGAGGCGTGTTTTGGCAACGCCAACGCTTACCGCTCCCGTTTCTACTCCAAAGTGGGATGCTATACCACAGCCACGAGGATGGGCTATACCCTGACCGTCTATGAAAAACACATCCGGCTTTAGCTCCGCCTCTTGGTAAAGCTTGAGCATTAGAGGAAGTTCTCTAAAGGCAAGAAAGGTGGGAATGTAGGGAAAGTCCACCACGCCTTGGACCACCTTTTGGTAAATTACCCTTAGGTCCGAAAGCCTTATCACTACAAGGGATGCCCACGCACGGGTTGGGTTTTCCTTTATGCTTTCAAAGGTAAGGTCTATCCCTCCGATAAGCTCTATCTTTTCAAAGTCATCTCTTTGTATCACCCTTTTAGCACACTGGAGCTGTATTTCTTCAAGTTCTTTATGCATGCTTTAAAATTCTAACATGGGAGTATTTGAGGCTTTAAAGACCTTTCTTGTGGGACACAGGGGAGTGCCAGAGCTTGAGTTGGAAAACACCTTACAGTCTATAGAGAAAGCCATTGAGCTTGGTGCACATGTGGTAGAGGTAGACATACAAAGAACGAGGGATGGGGTTTTTGTGCTTAGCCATGATGATAACCTGCTTAGAGTTTTTGGTGTAGGCTTAAATATAAGGGACGCAAGCTGGGAAGAGGTGGCAAAGGTTCAAAAAAATGGTTATCGCCCTGCAAGGCTTGAGGAAGCCTTTGAGTTGGTAAAAGGTAAGGTAGGCTTGTTTTTAGAGATAAAGCATCCAGAAGATGCGGAAGGGGTTTACAAAAAGGTATTAGAATACAAGGCAGAGGAATGGACCGCCATAATAAGTTTTTACCCTCAGGCACTTGAGGTGCTAAGGGGGAAAATAACCACTGGTCTTGTCTATTCAAAGCCACCGGGTATGATACCAGAGGCTAAGAAATTAGGTTGTCTGTTTGTCCTTCCCAAGTATGGGCTTGCCACTCAAAAGGCGGTAGACTTTGCTCACAGACTAAAGCTAAAGGTGGTTGCTTGGACCGTAAACGACCCACAAAAGGCAAAGGAGCTTTTTGAAAGGGGTGTGGATGGCATAGCAACGGACAATGTAAAAAAGCTCAAGGAGACAATCCTTTCTACTTAGACTTTTCTCTTAATACGATTAGCTTTTCTCCCTCTGACAGCTTATGAGATAGCTTTGGAAAGTAGCTTATACGATTTTCCTTCATTACGCCCAAAATGCGGTTACCCTTGTCTTCCAACTCTCTTTCTATTTCTCCTATCCTTTTTCCTGCCTACGCAGGCAGAACCTCAACTTCAAGATGCTCCTCAATGTAGTCTATAAGGTTTGCAAGCACCCTACCATGCACAAGGCTGGCTATAAGAGAACCAACCACTTCCCCACCTATCACAACGTAGTCCGCCACATTCCTCCTTTTTATTAGCTTGGCATTCTCTCTTAAAAGAATTTCTAATACAATAACCGCATTACGGTTTAGGTCTCTTGCTTGCATACCTGCGAGTATGGTTCTTGCATCTACGGAATCTTCAGAGTAGCCTGGGAGTTTTTCCGCAAGCACTATAACCATATGAGCCTTGTCTATGCCCGCATCCTTCATAACCTCTTCACTTCCAAAGTCTCCCTTCTTGTAGTGAAAGCCTCTATAACCGCTAAGGTCCTGCGTGGTTATAACCACAATATCTCTACCATAATCCTTGAGCTTTTCTACTATCACATTACCTGTTTCGTTCCATCCACATATCACTATGTGGTCTTTCATGTCTCTGTAGCTGAGCATTCCTGACCTTAACATGTTAACATAATTGGATAGTCCTGCACTCATAGTGGCTACAAGGCTTGAAAAGGCAAATATGCCAGCAACGGCGGTTATCATAGCCAAAACTTTACCCTCCCAGGTAATAGGCGTTATATCACCGTATCCTACCGTGGTCATGGTTATAAAAAGGACATAAAAAGCGTCAAAAATACTCTTTATTTCTGGATTTCTCGCACTTTTTTCTATGGAATAGAAGACAATGAGGATTATTAAGAAGACAAGAGGAAAAGAAGACAGCAAAAGAAGGAGCTCAAAGGATACACTTTTGAATATATCTCTATAGGCTATAAGCACGTATCTGTATCTGTATGTAATCCTGAAAAGCCTTGCGAAAAGCACCACAAACC from Hydrogenobacter sp. T-8 includes these protein-coding regions:
- a CDS encoding tail protein X, with translation MIYITKQGDRWDTIAYKLYGDPYAYDALLLYNPQYAGITVFPAGIQLVVPEIEYEDINEVSPPWQTD
- a CDS encoding phage tail tape measure protein — its product is MDYTIAITLQLIDNFTRQITQSTSAVQDLSNQVKQTKKLFDELKESVKSVVSVAEKLEDISIKSLQFGAPAVAFTKSMVDSFKELEQARTEMEVAFMTSTGIPKELEEINRQVEELGTILPGSATDFYKVATTLKALGMTANEIAAGGLKSASYAWVLFKNEVSPEKAAEYMLQFANAFKISAKELTPFLDQLQRLKFAAGLTLTEISYTTKYIAADMQALGIQGQLAFKFMSAWIGSLAQVGLKGESAGTAISNILRSIPQLQEKLKKLPVKLNIDVSSFFDKDGKFQLEQFLITISKQIREIKDPLKRAEIVRQLFDVEGARAFLPLLTASKEEALQYLEAVKDKMTLEEYQALKKQIEEGGYTGFEAMAKKMEEQANLQARINRIMQTLANSIESLQGTFTQLLATLGEKLAPTLKSLADIINNTIGNIIDWVDQHKTLSSIIVHTVAGIAGLTLALSTLTLVAASLLKIFGLAFAPFLWLARVLHLKAFTLAIWKNIVAFIVWARTGQASTGWLKTLDFLLLKTKLRMLSAISVIKAKTVALLQWTIAMSKVAFAHILAGLRNMIMLFRALTIALLTNPIFLVITAIGIAIWLLWRNWDKVVKLLVSAWNWLKQSWQRLAQFLITLNPFTGILLALNNLTQKLLGINLYDAGVKLVKTLWEGMKSFANKPVEEFKNIVQRIRNLLPFSPAKEGPLRDIHRIKLIETIAQSIKPQPLITAMRNTLSHISLQTLTPTKPAFAGTSNAVNINISFGDIKLTNATPETAKVFASELEKRIREVLRKIDNERFRRAY
- a CDS encoding chromosome segregation protein SMC; this translates as MRGKQKKRQKFKRTTISLPYDLWESLRIESIRKNTSMGELIAKKLKELEELRQKTVIMQVDEEGLLKPLE
- a CDS encoding endonuclease V, giving the protein MHKELEEIQLQCAKRVIQRDDFEKIELIGGIDLTFESIKENPTRAWASLVVIRLSDLRVIYQKVVQGVVDFPYIPTFLAFRELPLMLKLYQEAELKPDVFFIDGQGIAHPRGCGIASHFGVETGAVSVGVAKTRLFGYGKEPNRERGSYSYLTYRGKVIGAILRTKDNTEPVYVSVGHRISLRTAIDLVLRTSLYRIPEPTRLAHNLLQRVRKANL
- a CDS encoding glycerophosphodiester phosphodiesterase, with the protein product MGVFEALKTFLVGHRGVPELELENTLQSIEKAIELGAHVVEVDIQRTRDGVFVLSHDDNLLRVFGVGLNIRDASWEEVAKVQKNGYRPARLEEAFELVKGKVGLFLEIKHPEDAEGVYKKVLEYKAEEWTAIISFYPQALEVLRGKITTGLVYSKPPGMIPEAKKLGCLFVLPKYGLATQKAVDFAHRLKLKVVAWTVNDPQKAKELFERGVDGIATDNVKKLKETILST
- a CDS encoding phage tail protein; translation: MKYGSFGDIVFEVYEYYAHNEENTYIYARQQTIQPPSTTQWLGRELQKIRMKLKFHYLLSNPAESYKKLKEIAQKGEAQKLIIAEQVLGDFVIDKINAEYTQVNTYGQPVAIELDIELTEYAKKELQKTRHKRGSQGQKKKQKNATQKTQQQQGSKPKAIITKEGAKK
- a CDS encoding PAAR domain-containing protein codes for the protein MSCGHGCFPARPSVEGSPNVFVNGKPAHRVGDAWATHCCGPACHDGVASSGSATVFVNGKPLCRVGDAISCGDTMCEGSENVFCWR
- the metG gene encoding methionine--tRNA ligase, whose amino-acid sequence is MKFYITTPIYYVNDVPHIGHSYTTISADVLARYYRKRGYEVFFLTGTDEHGLKIQKSAEEKGISPKELADQNSENFKKLWEFMGISYDRFIRTTDPDHVELVKEVFIKSYERGDIYLGEYEGWYCVGCEEFKSETELLEGHVCPIHLKPCDYIKEPSYFFRLSKYEKVLLDLYENAPDFIMPSYRKNEVIAFVKQGLKDLSITRPRSRVRWGIEVPFDPEHTIYVWFDALFNYVSAVRDRPHLWPADLHLVGKDILRFHTVYWPAFLLSVGLEIPKRVFAHGWWKVEGQKMSKSLGNVISPYDFVKEWGLDEARYFLLRDMPFGEDGDIRREAILNRLNGELANEIGNLFSRVMAMDIKYLGGKVSGGKDMEYENFARQVVEEYEGCMQRVDFYNALEAVLRLSGYLNKYVDSKAPWSLAKSDEVELRRVLYTLTDGIHLLANLLEPFMPNKMQEALNLMSCEPTQGLLMPYMRSEYFVKDKAVLFPKRG
- a CDS encoding phage baseplate assembly protein V codes for the protein MIRVGKVVAVDDKNAKVRVQIEDADAVITYWLSVVHQKTQNDKHYWLPDVGELVVCAFYEDDWDTGFVLGAVYNDKDKPPTQTRDKFVIEFKDGTRIEYDRAEHKLHINVKGDILIEADGNMTLKASRIDLNP
- a CDS encoding phage major tail tube protein; translation: MIEINKVTNARVYINGTDFIARAEEVDLPKVKYKTIELKALGLVGEADLHTIVDKMEARIKFNSVYPDFIAYASDPTKVHSVIVRAPIQVYDQNGVRVKPMRAELRGYFKEFDTGKLKKGDNAEAEASMSVIYYKLEVDGKDIYEIDVFNNILKVNGEDKLQEYRQAMGG
- a CDS encoding phage late control D family protein; this translates as MADRLIVPEPYLYVELNNTDITTHITPFLISFRYIDNDGLQKQESDDIEIELHDPDGFFRENPPARGSALKVKFGYTDKIRNAGVFFIDSYTYSISRDGDIFTIKALAKDVKSSYRTIKTTAFENKTLKQIAEEIAKRHGYKLHFRGEDISFTRLTQNQKRDLEFLSELCRLYGKTCKISNKTIVIIDLEEPAGIYKLTRENIISASFEVSSLYEQSSEVVYFDPSKKETTQDKKQSKVKASGDTQKINKRVENKKQAETISKKQAILNSMKELQAKVECIGIPDLHAGGWVAIEGFGRFDREYYIQTATHVITRDGYTTELELLLAPSQGGKKK